A single window of Electrophorus electricus isolate fEleEle1 chromosome 16, fEleEle1.pri, whole genome shotgun sequence DNA harbors:
- the LOC118242746 gene encoding uncharacterized protein LOC118242746, with protein sequence MAEVVELSAVNLAGSQHVPALQPKTLVSGVEESKFQTPVRNGLTSLLTSVRSDTCTTLLCPVFVFVSWIDKAIRGLLEEVVDSLPADLFTDIKVSQYLVLLPFAFKPASIILGTRAQRFILVQKFAGYICGGTLIYRYPMLSKSETKKVFFTKNSITSIKHSEHIAVSAFIDHRINKAIRVISIIRRDNLQPLYCIYCNDDHDCQTAEAEVQIHSDHFGFPFAASDVLCHGAHTQIATCVAISTSANISNVHAEDLLPIKNKVTHESFKFNFTVCISNLFEGYNNVLQFVQTVEMYKLLGVQHVVIYNTSCGPDLEKLLQHYKREGIVEIVSWPINKFLNPSKGWNFVEHGGDLHYYGQLVTLNECIYRNMYQSRYVLLNDIDEIIMPYKHANLPLLMEDLQQEHITVGVFLIENHIFPKTQFEETHRFSRPEWRNISGINIMEHIYREPDRKYVFNPRKMIINPRSVVQTSVHSALAQYGDVYYVPFDVCRIVHVRTPLQGHLIKEQLFVDTRVWDFEAELISNVDKTLQASDLI encoded by the exons ATGGCTGAAGTGGTGGAGCTTTCTGCTGTCAACCTAGCTGGGTCCCAGCATGTTCCTGCCCTTCAGCCCAAGACCCTGGTGTCTGGGGTGGAGGAATCGAA GTTCCAGACCCCGGTGAGGAATGGGTTGACCAGCCTCCTCACCTCAGTGCGCTCAGACACATGTACCACGTTGTTAtgtcctgtgtttgtttttg TATCATGGATTGATAAAGCTATAAGAGGACTCCTAGAAGAAGTTGTGGACTCTTTGCCTGCAGACTTGTTTACTGACATAAAAG TTTCCCAA tatttggtgttactaccctttgccttcaaaccaGCATCAATTATTTTAGGTACACGTGCACAAA GATTTATCCTGGTTCAAAAATTTGCTGGATATATATGTGGAGGTACACTTATTTACAGATATCCTATGCTGAGTaaatctgaaacaaagaaagtttttttcacaaaaaattCCATAACATCCATTAAACATTCAGAACATATTGCTGTATCTGCATTCATCGATCACAGAATCAATAAGGCCATTCGAGTTATCAGCATAATCAGAAGGGATAATCTGCAGCCTCTTTACTGCATCTACTGTAATGATGACCATGACTGCCAGACTGCTGAGGCTGAAGTCCAGATACACAGTGACCATTTTGGCTTTCCATTTGCAgcttcagatgtgctgtgtcaTGGCGCGCACACTCAAATTGCAACATGTGTAGCCATTTCAACCAGTGCAAACATCTCAAATGTTCACGCTGAAGATCTCTTGCCCATAAAGAATAAAGTGACCCATGAATCATTTAAGTTCAATTTCACTGTCTGTATCTCCAACCTTTTTGAAGGCTACAATAATGTTCTGCAATTTGTACAAACAGTGGAAATGTACAAACTTCTAGGTGTGCAACATGTAGTGATCTACAACACGAGCTGTGGCCCTGACCTGGAGAAACTCTTACAGCATTATAAGAGGGAAGGAATAGTAGAGATTGTTTCATGGCCTATTAATAAATTCCTTAACCCATCTAAAGGATGGAACTTTGTGGAACATGGTGGAGACCTCCACTATTATGGCCAGTTGGTAACACTCAATGAGTGCATTTATAGAAACATGTATCAGTCCAGATATGTTCTCCTGAATGACATTGATGAGATCATCATGCCTTACAAACATGCTAACCTTCCATTACTGATGGAGGATCTTCAACAAGAGCACATAACTGTGGGTGTATTTCTCATTGAGAATCACATTTTCCCCAAGACACAGTTTGAAGAGACTCATCGATTCAGTCGACCAGAATGGAGAAATATATCTGGCATCAATATTATGGAACACATTTATAGAGAACCAGATAGAAAATATGTCTTCAACCCCAGAAAAATGATCATCAACCCAAGGAGTGTTGTACAAACATCAGTACACTCAGCCCTGGCACAATATGGAGATGTGTATTATGTACCTTTTGATGTGTGTCGAATTGTTCATGTGAGAACACCACTACAGGGGCATCTTATCAAAGAGCAACTGTTTGTTGACACAAGGGTGTGGGACTTTGAGGCAGAACTGATATCAAATGTTGATAAAACTCTACAGGCTTCTGATTTGATATAA